Proteins encoded together in one Acidobacteriota bacterium window:
- a CDS encoding AAA family ATPase, translated as MLKSLKLNGVGPVQGLEASFGERLNLITGDNGLGKSFLLDTVFWALTGTWPGGRIALPESNGKKEKPLIEYHLAGKKGPTKDLKKAEFSYHAQTWKRKPGRPVMPGLVIYAAIDGSFAVWDPARNYWRDLATGEKEITDQPRAYQFSPESLAKGLVEKDRTLCNGLIQDWVNWYYEYLQGTEESPFKYLKTVVAALSHPQEPLDCDKPRQVYIDDTRRFPTLKMPYGIVPFPHWSAGVRRVISFAYLLVWSWYEHQQAARLRHETPTDQLILIIDEIEAHLHPKWQRTILPALLQVAAQLQSQLQIQIFTATHSPLILASTEPYFDNQKDKLFWFDLREKTVHFQEYPWAIQGDMVGWLTSEIFGLKQARSRESEQAITAAEAFMRGDFRQLPKGLQTKEEIHAALVRCLPGLDPFWPRWIVEVNP; from the coding sequence GTGCTGAAGTCATTGAAACTCAACGGAGTTGGACCGGTTCAAGGTCTTGAGGCTTCGTTTGGAGAGCGACTCAACCTCATCACTGGTGATAATGGCCTGGGGAAGTCGTTTTTGCTGGATACCGTTTTTTGGGCACTGACTGGAACCTGGCCTGGTGGACGAATTGCACTTCCCGAGTCAAACGGGAAGAAAGAGAAACCCTTAATCGAGTACCATCTGGCTGGGAAAAAAGGACCAACGAAAGACTTAAAGAAAGCAGAGTTCAGCTATCACGCCCAAACCTGGAAGCGAAAACCTGGGCGACCTGTAATGCCTGGGTTGGTGATTTATGCCGCCATTGATGGGAGCTTTGCGGTGTGGGACCCGGCTCGCAACTACTGGCGGGATTTAGCGACTGGAGAAAAAGAAATCACAGACCAGCCGAGAGCCTATCAGTTCAGCCCCGAGTCGCTTGCTAAGGGGTTAGTGGAGAAAGACCGAACTCTGTGTAATGGCCTCATTCAAGATTGGGTCAACTGGTATTACGAGTACTTACAAGGCACGGAGGAAAGTCCATTTAAGTATCTGAAGACCGTTGTGGCCGCGCTGTCACACCCACAAGAACCGTTGGATTGTGACAAACCTAGACAAGTATACATTGACGATACTCGAAGATTTCCAACTTTGAAGATGCCGTATGGAATTGTCCCTTTTCCACACTGGTCAGCCGGAGTTCGGCGAGTTATTAGTTTTGCTTACCTGCTGGTCTGGTCCTGGTATGAACATCAGCAAGCTGCCAGATTGCGCCATGAAACGCCAACTGATCAATTGATTCTAATCATTGATGAAATCGAAGCCCACCTTCATCCAAAATGGCAGCGAACCATTTTACCTGCGTTGCTTCAGGTTGCAGCACAGCTCCAGAGTCAACTTCAAATTCAGATTTTTACCGCCACCCACTCGCCATTGATTTTGGCTTCGACGGAGCCTTATTTCGACAATCAAAAGGACAAACTGTTCTGGTTTGATCTCAGGGAGAAAACGGTTCATTTTCAAGAGTATCCGTGGGCGATTCAGGGAGATATGGTTGGCTGGTTGACATCGGAAATTTTTGGACTCAAACAGGCCCGATCCCGTGAGTCTGAACAGGCCATCACTGCCGCTGAAGCTTTTATGCGTGGAGATTTTAGACAATTACCAAAGGGGTTACAGACCAAAGAAGAAATTCATGCGGCACTGGTCCGTTGCCTGCCAGGGCTTGATCCATTCTGGCCACGGTGGATTGTCGAGGTGAATCCATGA
- a CDS encoding 2OG-Fe(II) oxygenase — protein sequence MKKYSFLNPDILGQVNLATVREQQPFPWVSFQELITPDGFERLSQEFPALEWFEKHENHPRKTNQRPHNRFYLEYHQVYFSAHKRQPTACIKHHDLSPDWQQFITELKSPEYLQFLTHFFGTSAFHLQFSWHIGITHSEVSPHCDWVGKLGTHLFYFNTQHDWSESWGGQIIVLGGKQTEAMNPEFEDFETQQAIPFLDNRSVLFQNSPSSWHGVRPLTCPEGKYRRLFNVIPTRLSRPQQVIHQVKRLTQGLGLKKTG from the coding sequence ATGAAAAAGTATTCTTTTCTCAATCCAGACATTTTGGGGCAGGTTAATCTGGCTACCGTTCGCGAACAGCAGCCGTTTCCCTGGGTTTCATTTCAGGAACTCATCACGCCTGACGGTTTTGAACGACTGTCTCAGGAGTTCCCCGCGCTTGAATGGTTTGAAAAGCACGAAAACCACCCTCGGAAAACCAATCAACGGCCACACAATCGGTTTTATCTGGAGTATCACCAGGTGTATTTTTCCGCCCACAAACGCCAGCCAACAGCCTGTATCAAACACCACGACCTGTCACCAGACTGGCAACAATTCATCACGGAGTTGAAAAGCCCCGAATACCTTCAATTTCTGACACACTTCTTTGGAACCTCAGCCTTCCACCTGCAATTTTCCTGGCATATCGGCATTACCCATTCCGAAGTATCTCCGCATTGTGATTGGGTTGGAAAACTTGGAACCCATTTGTTTTACTTCAATACACAGCACGACTGGTCAGAAAGCTGGGGCGGTCAAATCATTGTGCTCGGAGGAAAACAAACCGAAGCTATGAACCCGGAATTTGAAGATTTTGAAACCCAACAGGCCATACCTTTTTTGGATAATCGGAGCGTTCTGTTCCAAAACAGTCCTTCGTCCTGGCACGGAGTGCGTCCGTTGACCTGTCCCGAAGGCAAATATCGTCGGCTGTTTAATGTGATTCCAACCCGGCTGAGTCGTCCACAGCAGGTGATCCATCAGGTCAAACGACTGACGCAAGGCTTAGGACTGAAGAAAACGGGCTGA
- a CDS encoding glycosyl transferase, which produces METPIRVYVGATEEHLVPCGVLEYSIQKHTTSPVTVLPLYQSGIEIPVPKDPANRPFTKFSFQRFLIPEIQSFSGRAIYLDSDMLVFRDIRQLWEHPFDGAHLLAVQHPEKKQMVQFSVLVLDCAALGWNIRDIVAGLDQNQFTYGQLMDGRAVVKNIGVTISSAWNDLDHFDRQHTALLHFTRVTTQPWLSHRNPLGYLWFEALFQALDNSQIQLELIKDHAQRGFLRPSVLWQIEHRVADSQTIPKSVLTELDARFVFPSYRKPLLKNQLRQLFNKVRTTFGG; this is translated from the coding sequence ATGGAAACCCCAATTCGCGTGTATGTTGGTGCAACTGAAGAACATCTCGTCCCCTGTGGAGTGCTTGAGTACTCTATTCAGAAACACACCACCTCACCAGTCACGGTTTTGCCGCTCTATCAAAGCGGAATTGAAATTCCGGTTCCAAAAGATCCGGCAAATCGGCCATTCACCAAATTTTCCTTTCAGCGTTTTCTGATTCCTGAAATTCAATCGTTTTCCGGGAGAGCGATTTACCTTGATTCGGATATGCTGGTGTTCCGCGATATTCGCCAATTGTGGGAGCACCCCTTTGACGGGGCACACTTGCTGGCGGTTCAACACCCTGAGAAAAAACAAATGGTTCAGTTTAGTGTGCTGGTGCTGGACTGTGCGGCGCTGGGATGGAATATCCGGGACATTGTGGCTGGGCTGGACCAGAATCAATTCACCTACGGGCAGTTAATGGACGGGAGAGCTGTTGTCAAAAATATCGGAGTCACGATTTCATCTGCGTGGAATGATCTGGATCATTTTGACCGGCAACATACAGCACTGCTTCATTTTACGAGAGTCACAACCCAACCCTGGTTGTCGCACCGCAACCCGCTTGGCTATCTCTGGTTTGAAGCTCTGTTTCAGGCTCTGGATAATAGTCAGATCCAGCTTGAGTTGATCAAAGACCATGCTCAACGAGGGTTTTTGAGACCCTCAGTCTTGTGGCAAATTGAACACCGTGTCGCTGATTCCCAAACCATCCCCAAATCGGTTTTAACTGAACTCGACGCCCGGTTTGTGTTTCCTTCTTATCGGAAACCGTTGCTGAAGAATCAACTTCGACAGCTTTTCAACAAAGTGCGGACAACGTTTGGGGGCTAA
- a CDS encoding S8 family serine peptidase, with protein sequence MYTSLKPEKHNHSHAPNKFSVLPTPVRLNALFEYTGKGVTIAFLDSGFYPHPDLTMPTNRILAYVDITNPEATLDPDAEPEGIAWHGTQTCVAATGNGYYSDGAYRGVASDAKVVLVKVSQDGKIPEENIAKGIRWVIDNKDKYNIRVVNISLGGDEDVSYKENIVDQAAEEAVSKGLVIVVAAGNSGDSAEHFTVPPANSPSVITVGGSDDKNRFGNKTVDLYHSNWGPTADGILKPEIVAPAIWVAAPILPNTPLYKKAETLAELAGVPDFMLKEIVRERGKDAGLPANAHTLPTEKIRALMEEQLKRDKLVAAHYQHVDGTSFAAPIVSSVVAQMLEANPKLTPTAIKHILISTADRIQGKSLIRQGYGVINVQRAVGVAKQEQFTIGEEYFLPPRIEGEHLVFYYHDDWAKTVSLAGDFNKWEAGFTPFVRNEKGVWRAQIELLPPGQHRYKIVIDGNRWIEDPSNGLKETDGYGGFNSVLHIS encoded by the coding sequence ATGTACACATCACTCAAACCTGAAAAGCACAATCATTCGCATGCCCCAAACAAATTTTCGGTGCTCCCGACGCCGGTCCGGTTAAATGCACTGTTTGAGTACACCGGCAAAGGCGTCACCATTGCCTTTCTGGATTCAGGGTTTTACCCGCATCCTGATTTGACAATGCCGACCAATCGGATTCTGGCCTATGTGGACATTACCAACCCGGAGGCTACGCTTGACCCGGATGCCGAACCCGAAGGTATTGCCTGGCACGGAACGCAAACCTGTGTCGCCGCAACTGGCAACGGATACTATTCTGACGGGGCGTATCGTGGCGTCGCGTCAGATGCCAAAGTGGTACTGGTTAAAGTCAGTCAGGATGGAAAGATTCCCGAAGAAAACATCGCCAAAGGCATTCGCTGGGTGATTGACAACAAAGACAAATACAACATCCGCGTGGTCAACATTTCGCTTGGTGGCGATGAAGACGTTTCTTACAAGGAAAATATCGTTGACCAGGCGGCTGAGGAAGCCGTCAGCAAAGGACTGGTCATTGTGGTGGCAGCCGGGAATTCAGGAGACTCAGCCGAACATTTCACGGTGCCGCCAGCCAATTCGCCATCGGTGATTACGGTTGGCGGTTCGGACGACAAAAACCGCTTTGGAAATAAAACCGTTGACCTGTACCACTCCAACTGGGGGCCGACGGCGGATGGCATTCTCAAACCTGAAATTGTGGCGCCGGCGATTTGGGTGGCGGCGCCGATTTTGCCCAATACTCCACTCTACAAGAAGGCTGAAACCCTGGCCGAACTGGCTGGCGTGCCGGATTTTATGCTCAAGGAAATTGTGCGCGAGCGCGGCAAAGACGCCGGTTTGCCAGCCAATGCTCACACGCTCCCGACTGAGAAAATCCGCGCTCTGATGGAAGAACAACTCAAACGCGACAAACTCGTCGCCGCTCACTATCAACACGTGGATGGAACGTCATTTGCCGCCCCGATTGTGTCGTCAGTGGTGGCGCAAATGCTCGAAGCCAATCCCAAGCTGACACCCACGGCGATTAAACACATTCTGATTTCCACGGCAGATCGCATCCAGGGGAAATCACTGATTCGTCAAGGGTATGGAGTGATTAACGTTCAGCGGGCCGTCGGTGTCGCCAAACAGGAGCAGTTCACCATTGGCGAAGAATATTTCCTCCCTCCGCGCATCGAAGGCGAGCATCTGGTGTTTTATTATCACGACGACTGGGCCAAAACTGTGTCGTTGGCGGGTGATTTCAATAAGTGGGAAGCCGGGTTTACGCCATTTGTCCGCAATGAGAAAGGCGTCTGGCGGGCTCAGATCGAATTGCTTCCGCCAGGGCAACACCGTTACAAGATTGTGATTGATGGGAACCGCTGGATTGAAGACCCCAGCAATGGACTCAAAGAAACCGATGGATACGGAGGGTTCAATTCCGTTCTCCATATTTCCTAA
- a CDS encoding Uma2 family endonuclease, with translation MGIPKHKLILSIEEYLASERDVEIRHEYVMGYVYAMAGASNRHNRIAGNLYIRLDEHLADGPCAPYISDMKVKVSESAVYYPDVVVACDNPWKDPYCCTHPVLVVEVLSPSTQRIDQSEKLAAYQNMPSIRDYLIVAQDQMRVDLHQRQENGDWVHLIFTQPDEVVEFVSIGLSLQVSDIYRGVQFEE, from the coding sequence ATGGGCATCCCAAAACACAAATTAATCCTTTCGATTGAAGAGTATCTGGCCAGTGAGCGTGACGTTGAAATTCGTCACGAGTATGTGATGGGGTACGTTTATGCCATGGCCGGTGCAAGTAACCGACACAACCGGATTGCTGGGAATCTGTATATTCGTCTGGATGAACACCTGGCTGATGGCCCGTGTGCGCCGTACATTTCAGACATGAAAGTGAAAGTGTCTGAGAGTGCCGTGTATTACCCAGACGTAGTTGTGGCGTGTGATAATCCGTGGAAAGATCCGTATTGCTGCACCCATCCAGTGCTAGTCGTAGAGGTTCTTTCCCCAAGCACTCAGCGCATTGATCAGAGTGAAAAACTTGCGGCCTACCAAAACATGCCTTCCATTCGTGACTACTTGATTGTCGCTCAGGACCAGATGCGGGTGGATTTACACCAACGGCAGGAAAACGGTGACTGGGTACATCTGATTTTCACTCAGCCTGACGAAGTCGTGGAGTTTGTCTCAATCGGGTTGAGTCTCCAGGTTTCTGATATCTACCGTGGCGTGCAGTTTGAAGAATGA